In the genome of uncultured Pseudomonas sp., the window GCAAAAGAATCCCAATATGCGCTCGCTGCAACTGATCGCCCGCTGGCACGGAACCGAGCAGGGGCGTTTATTACGCGCCCTGGCAGAAAAGGAATGGCTAATTTCAGCCGATAACCTTGAACAACAGTTTTTCGACACTATAACTAGTCTAGTAGCCCGCCAACGCGAGCGCAGCTTGGAACATTTGCTGCGCAAAGCCCGTCAAAGTGAGTTGAGCGCAGAAGAGAAAGACCAGCTGCGCAACTTGCTGAGCCGTAATGCGTCACCGGTAATCCCAAGCCCAACTGGCGCTTAGGGGAAGTACTCGGGTATAATCCGCGGCTTGTTTTTTGCCCGCCAAGACCTTCAGTGGATAGGGTGTTATGTCCGGAAAAGCGCAACAGCAGTCTCGTATCAAAGAGTTGATCACACTAGGTCGTGAGCAGGGTTACCTGACTTACGCCGAGGTCAACGACCACCTGCCGGAAGATATTTCTGATCCGGAACAGGTGGAAGACATCATCCGCATGATTAACGACATGGGGATCAACGTATTCGAGGTTGCGCCAGATAAGGATTCTCTTATGCTGGCCGACGCCGACACCGACGAGGCAGCCGCTGAAGAAGCAGCTGCCGCGCTGGCTGCGGTTGAGACGGATATCGGCCGCACGACGGACCCGGTGCGCATGTATATGCGCGAAATGGGTACCGTGGAATTGCTGACCCGCGAAGGCGAGATCGAAATCGCCAAACGCATCGAGGAAGGCATCCGTGAAGTGATGGGCGCTATCGCTCATTTCCCCGGCACTGTCGACAGCATTCTTGCCGAATACACCCGTGTCACCACCGACGGTGGTCGCCTGGTTGAAGTCTTCAACGGTTATATCGACCCGGACGATGGTATCGCCCCGGCCGAAACAGCCGCGCCTGTGCCCGCCAAAGACGGCGACGCTGATAAAGACAGCGACGACGACGATAGCGATGACAGTGACGACGAGGAAGAAGAAGAAGGCGACGGCGGTCCGGATCCTGAAGAGGCCCTGCGCCGCTTCACCGCGATTGGCGAAGCCCTCGAGCTTGCCAAGAAAGCCCTGAAGAAGCATGGCCGCGACAGTAAGCAAGGCATTGCCGCGCTGAAAGAAATGGCCGAGCTGTTCATGCCGATCAAGCTGATCCCCAAGCAGTACGAAGCGCTGGTTGTGCGTGTGCGTAGCTCCCTTGAGCGCCTGCGCGCCCAAGAACGCGCCATCATGCAGCTCTGCGTTCGTGATGCGCGGATGCCACGTGCCGACTTCCTGCGCCTGTTCCCAGGCAATGAAATCGACCCCGAGTGGTCTACCGGCCTCGCCAAAGGCAAAGCCAAGTACGCAGAAGCCATCGGTAACCTGCAAGGCGACATCCAGCGCTGCCAGCAAAAGCTGTCTGCCTTGGAAGCCGAGTGCGAGCTGACCCTGGCTGAGATCAAGGACATCAACCGTCGCATGTCGATCGGTGAGGCCAAGGCCCGCCGCGCGAAGAAAGAGATGGTTGAAGCCAACTTGCGTCTGGTGATCTCGATCGCCAAGAAGTACACCAACCGTGGCCTGCAGTTCCTCGACCTGATTCAAGAGGGCAACATCGGCCTGATGAAGGCGGTGGACAAGTTTGAATACCGCCGCGGCTACAAATTCTCGACTTATGCCACCTGGTGGATCCGTCAGGCGATCACTCGCTCGATCGCCGACCAGGCCCGCACCATTCGTATTCCGGTGCACATGATCGAGACGATCAACAAGCTCAACCGTATTTCCCGGCAGATGCTGCAGGAAATGGGCCGCGAACCGACCCCGGAAGAGCTGGGCGAACGCATGGAAATGCCTGAGGACAAGATCCGCAAGGTATTGAAGATCGCTAAAGAGCCGATCTCCATGGAAACCCCGATCGGTGATGACGAAGACTCCCATCTGGGTGACTTCATCGAAGACTCGACCATGCAGTCGCCAATCGATGTCGCCACTGTAGAGAGCCTTAAAGAAGCGACCCGCGATGTACTCTCCGGCCTCACTGCACGTGAAGCCAAGGTACTGCGCATGCGCTTCGGCATCGACATGAATACCGACCACACCCTTGAGGAGGTTGGTAAACAGTTCGACGTAACCCGCGAGCGGATTCGTCAGATCGAAGCCAAGGCGCTGCGCAAGCTGCGCCACCCGACGAGAAGCGAGCATCTGCGCTCCTTCCTCGACGAGTAACACCAAAACCCCCGGCCCTGCCGGGGGTTTTGCATTCTGGGCATCCAACAAAACCAACCAGACGGGCCTACACGCCCCCACTGCCCGCCAAACGAGCCACCCCATGCTGCAACCCTCCCCCAGGCGCACCCTGCACTGTTTGGCTTACTTGGACTATTGGGCGCACTGCTGATCATCTTCAGCATCCTGCGCATCAACCACCGCCTATGCAGCAAAGTGCTTAACCACACCTTATTGGAAGGTGAGCGGCGCAACAGCGAGCAGCACTATCACGCCTGGTGTAAACCTGAATGCCAGCGCCTGGCAAATGGACCCGAACGACCTGCGCTTTAGCCGCGATGATTGCAGCGCAGAGGGCGGCCATGACGTATTTGCCCAGATGGCTGATCAGTTGCTGGGGTTTGCTGACTTCGGCACGCTGGGTGGTCGGCTGCTTGGGCGGGCTGACTTCACTGAGGTCGCGTTTCAGCGCCATTTCCAAGGTCATGCATTCGCAGCCGCTGCGCTGGATGCACCCGCCCCGACCATTTCGCCTGCGGTGCGGCGTACCCAGCCTTCGGCGTCGCGCTTGCTGCAGACATGAAAAAGCCGCGCAGTGCGCGGCTTTGGAGTTGGTGGGCCCACACGGACTCGAACCGTGGACCAAAGGATTATGAGTCCTCTGCTCTAACCAACTGAGCTATGGGCCCTCAGAAGCCGGCGGATTATAACGGGGCCTTCTCGCTAGCGCCAACCGAATGGCGCGGGGTGAGGAAGTTTTGTGCGATGGCTTCGCTATGGATGGCGCGGCTGATGATAAACCCTGGGCCTGTTCGCAGCTTTTGGCGGCCAGGAACAGCTCCTGGCCTTTGGCTTCTATGGCCTGCATCCTCGGGGTGCTGCGGGCGCTCGATAAAAGTGACCATAGCGAATAGCTGCGCCAAGGAGCCCTGCACGTGCTCAGGTGGGCGGTACATACGGATGGCCTTGGCGATGGCCGAATAGCTCTTGCTGTACTTCTGCTCCGCAGCCAACCCCATCAGTGCCGCCATGTCCTCAAAGCCGATCGGGTTCAGCTGTTCATCTCGGTCAAAGCGGCGCATCACGAACAGCTTGGCGTTATCGGACAGATAGAACTCCGGCACTGCAATGCCCGCTTCCTTTGCTACAGACATGCAAAGGAACTCATTGATTGCCAGCCCCGGAAATTCATCCCGACCGCTCTTGATGATCAAGTCAGAAGTTTTCGAGGTGAAGCGCTGTGGCGCGGAATCCTGATGCTCTGGCACCAGTACTTTGGGCTGCACGCCCGATATACCGGCGCGCAGGATGTAGCGATCCACCAGGCCAACAAAAATATCCTCTGCACCATCCCAGGCCAGTATTTCTTCCAGCTTTTCGCCAGGGAACTGCTGACGTGCCAGCAGCGCATCAACCTCAGGCGAGCTGACCGCCACCCGCCCGATAGGCGAACTGCTGCCAGACAGTGCCAGCAACAGCATTGGATCAACGTTTGCTACCTTGGCCAGACGGTTGCGCAGCTGCTCCAGGACGTAGCCTTCCGGCAGGTTCATCTGGAAAATTGGGTGCAGTTCCCGATGGCGGTATTCATCCAGGCGCACCGGCATCAGCAAACTGATTGCTGCACGCGCCTTTGCATCCTCGTGGTAACGGAACAAATAGTCCCCGGCGCTGGTCAGGATCTTCCCGCTCTCGCCTTGTGGAGTTGCAACGTGCAGCACGGCTGGCATCAATCGAATACTCCATGGATTTCATCCAGCGTGGGCATGGCTGCCGACACCACAGTGAGCTCAGCGTCGAGGGCAGCCAGCACGCGTGCATAGGCCATCATCCCCACCGAGAGGTCGCCCTTCTCGATAGCGATAACCTTTTGCCGGGTAATGCCAGCCAGGGAAGCGAGCGCGGCCTGAGTTAGCCCGCGATTTAAGCGACGTTGCCGAAGCTGCTCACCGAGGCGTTGCGTGATTAGGGAATAGTCCATGTCATGAATACGTTACTAAATTGATTGAATGTAACGTATACCTGACCCAGCAGAAAATCAACGTCGCAGCGGTTACTCAGCCAGGGATGCGCTAAAGGGTTTGTGAGCCGAATAGCCTGACTATTCGGCTCACGCAATAAGCCGAATGTCGTCGTTGAATACGTTCGTCCAATTACGCTTAGTTTCGGTACTATCCGGTTAACTCAGGATTACTGCAGGTTGAGAAATGGACTTCACCCCTGTCATCGCCCAGGTCTGGGGCATGCTGGCTTGGCTTATCCCAGGCGTATTGCTGATCGGCCTGCTCAAGTCGCCTTGGGCCAAGGGCTATATTGGCGAACTGCTGGTACGTCTGTTCGCTCACTTCCAGCTGTATAAGCAGACCTACCGCCGCCTGCACAACGTCACCCTGAGCACGCCAGACGGCACCACGCAGATCGACCACGTCTTCCTCTCCCCCTACGGCATCTTCGTGCTGGAAACGAAGAACATGAGCGGCTGGATCTTCGGCAGCGAGAAGCAGGCGCAGTGGACGCAGAAGCTCTACAAACGCACGTTCAAATTCCAGAACCCGCTGCGGCAGAACTACAAACACCTCAAAGCGCTGGAAGCCACCCTTGACGTAAACCCCGAGCACCTGCACTCGGTCATCACCTTTGTCGGCGGCAGCACCTTCAAAACCGAA includes:
- the rpoD gene encoding RNA polymerase sigma factor RpoD; this translates as MSGKAQQQSRIKELITLGREQGYLTYAEVNDHLPEDISDPEQVEDIIRMINDMGINVFEVAPDKDSLMLADADTDEAAAEEAAAALAAVETDIGRTTDPVRMYMREMGTVELLTREGEIEIAKRIEEGIREVMGAIAHFPGTVDSILAEYTRVTTDGGRLVEVFNGYIDPDDGIAPAETAAPVPAKDGDADKDSDDDDSDDSDDEEEEEGDGGPDPEEALRRFTAIGEALELAKKALKKHGRDSKQGIAALKEMAELFMPIKLIPKQYEALVVRVRSSLERLRAQERAIMQLCVRDARMPRADFLRLFPGNEIDPEWSTGLAKGKAKYAEAIGNLQGDIQRCQQKLSALEAECELTLAEIKDINRRMSIGEAKARRAKKEMVEANLRLVISIAKKYTNRGLQFLDLIQEGNIGLMKAVDKFEYRRGYKFSTYATWWIRQAITRSIADQARTIRIPVHMIETINKLNRISRQMLQEMGREPTPEELGERMEMPEDKIRKVLKIAKEPISMETPIGDDEDSHLGDFIEDSTMQSPIDVATVESLKEATRDVLSGLTAREAKVLRMRFGIDMNTDHTLEEVGKQFDVTRERIRQIEAKALRKLRHPTRSEHLRSFLDE
- a CDS encoding helix-turn-helix domain-containing protein encodes the protein MDYSLITQRLGEQLRQRRLNRGLTQAALASLAGITRQKVIAIEKGDLSVGMMAYARVLAALDAELTVVSAAMPTLDEIHGVFD
- a CDS encoding NERD domain-containing protein, giving the protein MDFTPVIAQVWGMLAWLIPGVLLIGLLKSPWAKGYIGELLVRLFAHFQLYKQTYRRLHNVTLSTPDGTTQIDHVFLSPYGIFVLETKNMSGWIFGSEKQAQWTQKLYKRTFKFQNPLRQNYKHLKALEATLDVNPEHLHSVITFVGGSTFKTEVPANVTQGIGFIRYIQSFQQPVFSAAEVDAMLHALQTGRRAPALATHRKHVQNLKRRSDPTAERQCPKCGSALLIRTVKSGAKLGQQFWGCSGFPKCRTMQIL